The following are encoded together in the Weissella soli genome:
- a CDS encoding COG3942 and LysM peptidoglycan-binding domain-containing protein: MKNATKNTLLVAAGTIAAIAGSQTIANADTYTAKSGDTLYQIAKAHGTSVSELARLNSITNTGLIFVGQEIKLSATSTTATTTSTSTTTTASTSTSRTVTVKSGDTLYAIAAANNISAAELVSINKLANNGNLIYVGQTLKLSASASTTTTATKTSTTTTAATTTATTSTTSKTVSTTNTYPYGQCTWYVKAHASWVGNYWGNANQWDTSARAAGYRVDNTAAKGAVVVFEAGQAGASAYGHVAIVESVNGDGTITISEGNYAGLLYHTRTISASGWTYIHQS, translated from the coding sequence ATGAAAAACGCGACAAAGAACACATTGCTTGTAGCTGCTGGGACGATTGCTGCGATCGCTGGTTCACAAACCATTGCTAACGCTGATACATACACTGCAAAATCTGGGGATACTTTATACCAAATTGCCAAGGCACATGGCACATCAGTTAGTGAATTGGCTCGTCTGAACAGCATCACGAATACGGGATTGATTTTTGTTGGTCAAGAAATCAAGTTGTCAGCAACATCAACGACTGCCACGACAACTAGCACTAGTACAACGACGACAGCATCAACTTCTACTAGCCGTACAGTTACGGTAAAGTCTGGGGATACTTTGTATGCCATCGCGGCTGCTAACAACATTTCAGCGGCTGAATTGGTTTCAATCAATAAATTAGCTAACAATGGTAACTTGATCTACGTGGGTCAAACATTGAAGTTATCAGCTAGTGCCAGCACTACTACGACAGCCACTAAGACGTCAACGACAACAACGGCTGCCACAACTACCGCTACGACTAGTACGACATCAAAGACTGTTAGCACGACTAACACATACCCATACGGACAATGCACATGGTACGTCAAGGCCCATGCTTCTTGGGTTGGTAACTACTGGGGCAATGCTAACCAATGGGATACATCAGCACGCGCTGCTGGCTATCGCGTAGATAATACAGCTGCTAAGGGTGCCGTTGTTGTGTTTGAAGCTGGTCAAGCTGGCGCAAGTGCATACGGTCACGTTGCCATTGTTGAGTCAGTCAACGGTGACGGTACCATCACCATCTCCGAAGGAAACTACGCTGGGTTGTTGTATCACACACGGACGATTTCAGCTTCTGGTTGGACTTACATCCACCAATCATAA
- a CDS encoding ATP-dependent Clp protease ATP-binding subunit, whose product MATYDPFRDFDDIFRALNGSMDSDRLRREQQLRAAQQQSQLRQQEVQQAQDGGLLEQFGINMTELARQGKFDPVIGRDDEIARVIEILNRRTKNNPVLIGEAGVGKTAVVEGLAQAIVNGEVPAKLQNKEVIRLDVVSLVQGTGVRGQFEERMQKLMDEVSKRDDIILFIDEIHEIMGAGTAGEGSMDAGNILKPALARGEFQLVGATTLNEYRQIEKDAAIARRFQTVQVNEPSTDEALQILNGIRSRYEDYHKVKYSDEALEAAVNLSNRYIQERFLPDKAIDLIDEAGSRKNLTIKVDDPAKVQKQIDYAEKEKQAAIDREDFEKAGYWKTQAEQLQRQLEAAKTSQPVVDDAQTVTVKDIQQIVEEKTGIPVGELQESEQTQLNHLAENLAAHVIGQDEATSKIARAIRRNRVGFNKSGRPIGSFLFVGPTGVGKTETAKRLAKELFGTTDSMIRFDMSEYMEKHSVSKLIGAPAGYVGYEEAGQLTEAVRRHPYSLILLDEVEKAHPDVMNMFLQVLDDGRLTDAQGHTVSFKDTVIIMTSNAGTGVKSAKVGFDETTDNDDLMARLAPYFKPEFLNRFDAVIEFNALSKANLLQIVDLMLADMQAVLVENGLSIEISADVKDRLVDLGYDPTMGARPLRRVIQDQLEDQIADFYLDNPDIKQLQAELIDDEIKVAALHVDETVAAS is encoded by the coding sequence ATGGCTACATATGATCCATTTCGTGATTTTGACGATATTTTCCGGGCATTAAACGGTTCCATGGATAGTGATCGTTTACGTCGTGAGCAGCAACTACGCGCTGCCCAACAACAATCACAATTACGTCAACAAGAAGTACAACAAGCGCAGGATGGGGGCTTACTTGAGCAATTTGGTATCAATATGACTGAGTTGGCACGTCAAGGTAAGTTTGACCCAGTCATTGGTCGAGATGATGAAATAGCGCGAGTTATTGAAATTTTGAACCGTCGTACCAAGAACAATCCTGTTCTGATTGGTGAAGCGGGTGTTGGAAAGACGGCCGTGGTTGAAGGATTGGCACAAGCAATTGTTAATGGCGAAGTGCCAGCTAAGTTACAAAATAAAGAAGTCATTCGACTAGATGTTGTTTCCTTGGTTCAGGGCACAGGTGTGCGTGGACAATTCGAGGAGCGGATGCAAAAGTTGATGGATGAAGTTTCAAAGCGTGATGACATCATTTTGTTCATTGATGAAATTCACGAGATTATGGGTGCCGGTACAGCTGGCGAAGGGTCGATGGATGCTGGTAACATCCTAAAGCCAGCCTTGGCTCGTGGCGAGTTCCAATTGGTTGGGGCCACTACTTTGAATGAGTATCGACAAATTGAAAAAGACGCAGCGATTGCACGTCGGTTCCAAACTGTCCAAGTCAACGAGCCTTCAACAGATGAAGCTTTACAGATTTTGAATGGAATTCGCTCGCGTTATGAGGATTATCACAAGGTAAAGTACAGTGATGAGGCTTTAGAAGCCGCTGTGAATTTGTCGAATCGGTATATTCAGGAACGCTTCTTACCGGATAAGGCCATTGATTTAATTGATGAGGCGGGTTCACGCAAGAATTTGACTATCAAGGTTGATGATCCGGCTAAGGTGCAAAAGCAGATTGATTATGCTGAAAAAGAAAAGCAGGCAGCCATTGACCGTGAAGACTTCGAGAAGGCTGGCTATTGGAAGACCCAGGCTGAGCAGCTTCAACGTCAACTGGAGGCAGCTAAGACTAGTCAACCAGTTGTTGATGATGCGCAGACAGTCACCGTCAAGGATATTCAACAAATTGTTGAGGAGAAGACGGGTATTCCAGTGGGTGAGCTGCAGGAGTCTGAGCAAACGCAGTTGAATCATCTCGCTGAGAATTTGGCTGCCCATGTGATTGGTCAAGATGAAGCAACTAGTAAGATTGCCCGAGCTATTCGCCGGAATCGTGTTGGCTTTAACAAGTCTGGCCGTCCAATTGGAAGCTTCTTGTTTGTTGGACCGACCGGTGTGGGAAAGACCGAAACAGCTAAGCGTTTGGCCAAGGAATTATTCGGCACAACTGATAGTATGATCCGGTTTGATATGTCAGAGTACATGGAAAAGCACAGTGTTTCGAAGCTGATTGGGGCACCAGCTGGCTACGTTGGCTACGAAGAAGCTGGTCAATTGACAGAGGCAGTTCGGCGTCACCCGTATTCATTGATTTTGCTAGATGAGGTTGAAAAGGCCCACCCTGATGTGATGAACATGTTTTTACAGGTTTTGGATGATGGCCGCTTAACTGATGCACAAGGGCATACGGTTTCGTTTAAAGACACTGTCATCATCATGACGTCAAACGCTGGGACAGGGGTCAAGAGTGCCAAGGTTGGTTTCGATGAAACGACCGATAATGATGATTTAATGGCGCGCTTGGCACCATATTTCAAGCCAGAATTTTTGAATCGTTTTGACGCGGTAATTGAATTCAACGCCTTGTCAAAGGCAAATCTGTTGCAGATTGTCGATTTGATGCTGGCTGATATGCAAGCTGTCCTCGTGGAAAACGGGCTATCGATTGAAATTTCGGCAGACGTTAAGGATCGCTTAGTTGACCTGGGGTACGATCCAACGATGGGAGCCCGACCATTACGCCGAGTGATCCAAGATCAGTTGGAAGACCAAATTGCCGACTTTTACTTGGATAATCCAGATATCAAGCAATTGCAAGCTGAGCTGATTGACGATGAAATCAAGGTTGCCGCCTTGCATGTCGATGAGACGGTGGCGGCTAGTTAA